The Vibrio tapetis subsp. tapetis genome segment CCACCAGAGATATCTTGAAACTCATCAACCAAAACATGAGTATACGAATGATGAAAACGACCTTTCTCTATAATATCAGTCGCTTCAGAAATCATGTCACTAAAGTCAATACACTCTGTATTAGCTAAGTGCTCCTGGTACACCGTTAAAATAGGCTCAAAAATCCGCAAGAAAGCTTCCGTTCTCTCAATGTCATAGCCACCACCACGGTATTCATTACGCACTGTATTTGAATCAAACTGCCCTTCTTTATACAAGCCCAAGAAACGTTGTAGTAGGTCAATAAATCCTTGCCATTGACTTTCGTTTTGTTCCTTAAGCTGCTTGAACAATGCATCGACTTCTACAGGCTGGGTGAGCACTTCATACTCGTTTAATGCAGCTTCTAAAGATGATTGCAATTGACCTTTTTGGAGTTGATATGTGTACAATTCAAGCATACGAGTGCCTTTCGACTCATGTAGCTCGCGTTTCCATTCTAAGCTTGCTAAGTACTCATCTCTATCGATATAGGCCGCTGTATTGTTATTCTCATCCAACCCAAGGTATTCAATGTAGAGATCGACATCAGGCAGATAGAAATCAGGTTGATATTGGCGTCGATCGACGCTTCTGGTGTTAAATTTGTAATCGGCTTCGTACTCGTACTCGTACTCGTACTTGATGCCACTCAATGCCAAATAGTTAGCAACCCTCAGCTCCCCTACACTTTTTACCCATTCATTGTTCAACGTAATCAAACGGCAACTTGACAGAAATTCGTTGTATTCCTCAATAGAATCAAAATCTAGATCGGATTTCCCTGGTGTGCTCAGGATTGAAAAATAATTGACCAAAGCAGATTTAAATAGCGGGTCTTGCTCAGCCAAATCACTGAGTGTCTCGTCAATAAACTTCGTGAACTGATGTGGTTGCTCCGTAAAAGATGTAATCGAACGTTTAAATCCATGGTGTCTTGCTAGGATGTCATTACCTAGAGCGTGAAATGTACTCGCCCTTAGGTGATCTGCATTAGCTGGAATACGATCTTTTATACGTTCGTTCATCTCAGCCGCTGCTTTGTTACCAAAGGCCAACATTAGTATGTTCTCAGCCTTAGCTATTTTCGCTTGAATGAGATAGCCAGCTTTACCCACTAACGTTGCCGTCTTTCCCGTTCCAGCGCCCGCAATTACAAGGTTGTGATCATCATTAGTTACACAAGCAATTCTTTGCTTGTCTGTTAATGGTTTTTTCTCTACCTCATCAAAGAAGCGTTTATATTTTGAGACTAATAACGGCGTAACTTGTTCATTGTGCAGATTTCTTCCTAATTCAGTTACACTTTCCGAAGAAAGTGATTGAGCCTCTTCATAGACACTTCTGTGCAAAGGATTGGTTAATTGATCTGGCGATATGCCCAAATTCTGCAACTTACACACGAGTTGATAAACTAGTGCTATCGGTATCCATTCATAAGAAGACAAATAACAACTTCTGGCGTAAAGCTTTGCTAAGGAGTCTTGATATACTAGCCATCGATCACTACTCGCAATGAGAAGCAACAAAGAATCAATCGTCTTTTGAGTAAAGTCCATTAGATCTGATTGACGATAACCTTTCAAAACAACAACACTGTTGTCTTCAGTTTCAACGACCAAACGATAAAAAAACAAACCCTTTTCAATGGAAATATTTACTAGAGAATCTAGCGGAAGTTCTAAAGTTTGAGAGGAATTTTCTAGCCTTATGCTAATTGGGGATAGAACGGCAGACTGGTTCTTTTTCCATAGCTTATTCCACAAGTTTACCGCTGGATGTGTACTTAAATGCATCAGACTACTTCAATAATTGGATTACCAGTTCTGCATCGCCGCTAGTAAGCCAGAACATATGATTGTTTATATTCTAGCCAACAGCACAGAACAAATCAGTAAGTGTTCATTTAAAATCAGAATATTAAGGAGATTGAGATGTTTTTTTGCAGGAACTAAGTGCTTGCATAGCAAGCAATATCAAATGCAATAAAGTATCAAGTTAGTACTTTTGCTCAATATATATCGACAAGAAGTACATAGAATTCAAACTGTTCTGCTCTCAGAGCGTTTAGCTTTAAAAATCTTGTACTGTTTTCATTTACAATATGAGGATGGGTCGGCTAAGCACCAAGCTAAAATGTCTTGAAAGCTGCACGTATCAATGCTCTAGAAAAGTAGTACATAGTAAAAATGCCATACACGCGCATTTCGAGTTTCATGTTCTGTCAGCACACCTCTGGACAAAACCTTGCCAGAGCTTTTGCTAAATTAGAAAATCATCTATAACTACAGGTATGGCAAATTTCTTGTGAAGAGCTAGTGCAATGAGTAGCATCGCACTAGCGAAAGTATTGGTTTAAGTGCCGTTATGGTAAATCGGCTAAGGCACAACTCGATACAGTGGTTTTTACTACAACCCCTGGATTTGAGAAAGAAGCTTCAATGTAACTAGCATCCAGTTCCGCAAGGTTTCTATAGCACTCTTCAAAGTGTTTATCTTCAATCAGTCTTTGTTTCGTATCTTCGGGTAAGGTAAACGTATAGCCTTCTTTTTTAACAAGCTCTAGACTTACCATTTTTTTTCCCATCTCAAATACATTAGATGGCATTCTATCTTCTTTCTCTGGTACTCCAAAAGGGATTACTTCGTCGAAGAATATCCGTAAGAATTCTTTGCCTTCGTCTTTTAGATCACAAGAAAATCTAGTCAATGTCTTTTCACGCTTTCCTTCTAGATAATTCATCAGAGATTCCCGAGCTGCGGGGGACAATTCGTATACACTTTCAGAAGCATTTTTATGTCCTATTTCTCTAATTAAACCTACTTTTTCGAGGTGGTCAGCAGGTTTTTTTTTCCTTTTTAAAGACACGGTTTCAGTTAGCATTTTTGTTAATAACGAAAGTTCTACATTATCTAAATGAGGGATCGAAGATTTGATTTTTCTTTTTTAATTTCAATGCTTTACACCACAAATTCACTTTACCCACTAGCCAAATCGACCCATTTACGATCAAAGAATAAAAGGCATAAAAGAATAAAAGGTATAACAAAAAATTCTCTACATTTGGTATTTCGAATGAACTCCATTCAGCATCTATGTCCCCCAAAAGCGAATAAGAAGAGAAAAAAGAAAGCACCATGATAAATGCATTCTTAATCGATGATACCCATTTTATATAAGGCATAAAATTACCAATCACTTTTTACTCCATTAAGGTTTTTAAAATCGTGGGTTCTATCATTTATTTTAATTCAAATGCGTGACTCCGTAACGCAGTACCTAAGCTCCCCGCGGGTCAGCCAGTTTTGTTAAGTCTAGGTTCGCAAAAATATCGCTTAAAAATGAGGTTAAACATTTCAAAATGTGGTGTTCATTATTCCTATTATGGAAAATAGCAAAGTTTACTATCAGAAATAAGCCTCAGAAGCCCTCAAATGCTCTTAGCGAAGGTTTTAGACACTTGATTAAGGCAATATACTTCCATACCGCCTTGAAAGTTTATGACGATCTCAAAGTGATTTACATGGCAAAAATCAGTGAGTTCATTTGAGCTAAGAATGGCGCTATGACAGCCATTTCTCGTACTTTGTGAGTTTCGGATATCAGATTAATTATATTTGGTCAAAACCCACCCGACCGAGAGCGTAGGCTTTTTGGCGAAACAAACATTGGGGCAATGTCGCGTTACGAATCGAAACAACACTAAACCCATTTGCATGAGAATATGGCCAAACCCTATCTCATTAGCCAATTTTTATGAACCACTACAGTTCTATGCTGTTGTCTTTGTGTTCTGAATCGATTAACTGTAAAAATTGATGACACTCAAGTACTAGTACTCTGCCGATAAGTTAGACTATGCCTCTTTACGAGGCAACCACACTTTAGGCGGTAGCGTATAATGACGCAGTGGACACTTACCACAAACTTTTTCGGTCGAATTTTCAAGAATCAGCTTGTCGTTGAGATCAGTGATGCAGGTATACAAGCTGATTCAGACGGAGAGGTGAGTTTCTTCAAATGGGAGGATTTGGATAGCGCCCCAAGTTTGAAAGCTACAATCGCTGGCGGTTGCTTAAGCTTTAGTGTTGGCGGTAAGCAACACAGCTTCTCTATGTTAAGCTATCTACTCCCTTTTAAATACCCACACAATTTTTTTCCTCACTGGGCTAATCAAAATGCAAAGCATTTGGTTAGGTTCTTAGATTCAGTGGAGAATCAATGCCAATCCAGATTTCTTCGCGACTCATCCATACAGAACATACAGAGCTTTGCCAAAACAGAACACAAGCGGTGGCGAGGTTGGAACAAAGCTTCGGGTCTATCCGACTCCGCAAAAAATACAGCAGCCCAGGTAAGTCGCATTGCTAATTGGAAAACGGCGGATGTTGAGCGTATTAGAAGTGAGTATGTGGAGCGCGAGCTTAACGCTTTTGATTCATTTTTTAACAGCGTGGAATCTAACCCGCTCACCACTAAGCAAAGAGTTGCTTGCATCACCGACAATGATAATAACCTTCTTTTAGCTGGAGCTGGTACAGGTAAAACTAGTGTAATGGTTGGTAAAACTGGCTACCTAGTGAAAAGCGGGCAAGCGCAACCAAACGACATTTTGATGCTGGCGTATGGTCGAATAGCTGCGGAAGAGATGGATGAGCGCATCAGGGAAAAACTAGGATTTGAAGATGTAAAAGCGAGTACCTTTCATAGTCTGGGCGTGAAGATAATTTCACAAGTTGAAGGCAAGGCGCCAAGTTTATCGCCCTTGGAGAGTGACGTACGCGCAAAAGTGAAGTGGATGAATGAGGCTATTGCCTCTCTGATGCAAAATGTTAGCTATAAGAAAGCGTTACTAGATTATTTCAGTGCGTATTATTTCGTAGATAAAGATCCATTTGAGTTCAAAACCCAAGGCGAACACTTAAAGTATCTCAATGATAACGATATCCGCACGCTGAAAGGCGAGAAGGTTAAAAGCTTTGGTGAAATGGTGATTGCCAACTGGCTTTATAGAAAAGGCATCAATTATCAATACGAAGCTAAGTATCGAATCGATGTAGCTACGGAGCAATACCGACAGTACGAACCCGACTTCTATCTTCCAGATTATGATATTTATATTGAGTATTACGGTACGGATGAAAACGGAAACCCTCCACCATATATCGATAAAGAGAGATACCAACAAGGCATTAAGTGGAAGAGAGAAACGCATTCCAAGTATGGAACAGGGTATGTTGAACTGTATTACCATCAACACCGAAATCGCTCGATGTTAGAAATTTTGGAGCGAGAGCTAATCACTCGCCAAGTGAATACAAATCCACTGCCCGATAATGAGTTGTTCGAAAGTTTAGAGAAAACAGGCCTAGTCACAGAACTGGCTCGCCTTTTAGGTTCGTTAGTTGATCTGTATAAAGCTGCTTGTCTTGATGAAATTGGTATTCAAAAAATAATAAAAAACTCTCTAGACCCCAAGCAAACAGCTAAGGCTTTGGAATTGTTGATGCCATTGTACCAGCGCTACCAAGATTACCTTTCAGAAGAGAACGTGATTGATTTTAACGATATGATTTCAAAAGCCTTGTCGTATGTCGAAACAGGTCAATTCGAGTCGCCTTGGAGTTACATACTCGTTGACGAGTTTCAAGATATCTCAGAGCCTAGGGCAAGGCTTGTAAAGGCACTTCGAGACAATAAAGAAAACTCTTCGTTATTCTGTGTGGGTGATGATTGGCAGGCAATCTATCGCTTTAGTGGTGCTGATGTTCGCTTAACGACAGACTTTGAAAAGTACTTCGGTGCAGCGTCTAAAACGACGCTTGATATGACCTTCAGGTTTAATAGCGCTATCGGAGATGTGGCAACGCGTTTTGTTACTCAAAACCCCGTTCAGCTTAAAAAAGAGATTAAGTCTTTAGTTCAGGTTAGCAAACCAGCGGTAAGCGTCATTCGACAGGGAACCGAGGAACAAGG includes the following:
- a CDS encoding UvrD-helicase domain-containing protein yields the protein MHLSTHPAVNLWNKLWKKNQSAVLSPISIRLENSSQTLELPLDSLVNISIEKGLFFYRLVVETEDNSVVVLKGYRQSDLMDFTQKTIDSLLLLIASSDRWLVYQDSLAKLYARSCYLSSYEWIPIALVYQLVCKLQNLGISPDQLTNPLHRSVYEEAQSLSSESVTELGRNLHNEQVTPLLVSKYKRFFDEVEKKPLTDKQRIACVTNDDHNLVIAGAGTGKTATLVGKAGYLIQAKIAKAENILMLAFGNKAAAEMNERIKDRIPANADHLRASTFHALGNDILARHHGFKRSITSFTEQPHQFTKFIDETLSDLAEQDPLFKSALVNYFSILSTPGKSDLDFDSIEEYNEFLSSCRLITLNNEWVKSVGELRVANYLALSGIKYEYEYEYEADYKFNTRSVDRRQYQPDFYLPDVDLYIEYLGLDENNNTAAYIDRDEYLASLEWKRELHESKGTRMLELYTYQLQKGQLQSSLEAALNEYEVLTQPVEVDALFKQLKEQNESQWQGFIDLLQRFLGLYKEGQFDSNTVRNEYRGGGYDIERTEAFLRIFEPILTVYQEHLANTECIDFSDMISEATDIIEKGRFHHSYTHVLVDEFQDISGGRYKLLKALLASKPNIRLFAVGDDWQSIYRFNGADLALFTEFSAVFHPATAVTLDKTFRFNDKIHEVSSRFVMTNPAQIQKEISTHAILDAPAVRLVDVKKDMENLKSISSVKERKNRAYVVSLQRALATLNRSADRKGEVASVLIIGHFRQENTSQLKGINLEKFLYTNLDINFVTAHASKGLEADYVILFGVDTGVFPSTRENDELIDLVLPNKESFIHGEERRLFYVALTRAKHFVYVLFDGDKSSPFLSEMAKFGLQFVDNKLAPQLAKWNCSQCKTGELRPLTTRYNKTLYKCSHSPACDTLVNSCKHCNSPLETHAEGFRRCRGCGEMEIGCLRCGIGTMVARCENDPNRETFYGCNRFRRGADDSCGENIKIGAYEERMNRARRHVDVVQR
- a CDS encoding UvrD-helicase domain-containing protein, with amino-acid sequence MTQWTLTTNFFGRIFKNQLVVEISDAGIQADSDGEVSFFKWEDLDSAPSLKATIAGGCLSFSVGGKQHSFSMLSYLLPFKYPHNFFPHWANQNAKHLVRFLDSVENQCQSRFLRDSSIQNIQSFAKTEHKRWRGWNKASGLSDSAKNTAAQVSRIANWKTADVERIRSEYVERELNAFDSFFNSVESNPLTTKQRVACITDNDNNLLLAGAGTGKTSVMVGKTGYLVKSGQAQPNDILMLAYGRIAAEEMDERIREKLGFEDVKASTFHSLGVKIISQVEGKAPSLSPLESDVRAKVKWMNEAIASLMQNVSYKKALLDYFSAYYFVDKDPFEFKTQGEHLKYLNDNDIRTLKGEKVKSFGEMVIANWLYRKGINYQYEAKYRIDVATEQYRQYEPDFYLPDYDIYIEYYGTDENGNPPPYIDKERYQQGIKWKRETHSKYGTGYVELYYHQHRNRSMLEILERELITRQVNTNPLPDNELFESLEKTGLVTELARLLGSLVDLYKAACLDEIGIQKIIKNSLDPKQTAKALELLMPLYQRYQDYLSEENVIDFNDMISKALSYVETGQFESPWSYILVDEFQDISEPRARLVKALRDNKENSSLFCVGDDWQAIYRFSGADVRLTTDFEKYFGAASKTTLDMTFRFNSAIGDVATRFVTQNPVQLKKEIKSLVQVSKPAVSVIRQGTEEQGITALDKALTSIANHVHQSNSPHKNKVYLLARFWYQMPDANYLQWLRQRYHMLDIENQSFHASKGKEADYVVVMGLTTGKHGFPSEKQTPTLINALLPQGDTFEHAEERRLFYVALTRAKHRAYLIADMTDASDFVTELIKGNYPVETNEFDTSLTQLNADKMVCHSCKVGVLKPRVGQYGKFMSCTLYPRCKHKETPCDKCGSAMSRETKDDYQVCINSSCEHERPMCLNCGNEMKLRRGKYGEFWGCSTYRRNVENNCSNKINVD